A single window of Ananas comosus cultivar F153 linkage group 19, ASM154086v1, whole genome shotgun sequence DNA harbors:
- the LOC109724841 gene encoding zinc finger C3H1 domain-containing protein-like, translating into MATSTFRSTMRRAGDAGSSTRGGGGGGGGGGALQHRRSRSLSRGPARFPPATPPSESGEFATPRGRFVNKVRGAGFPEISLDDLADEFFRARAESEGEDDEEAAKVGGRSGRRLSGARYAMETESSQRRGRSVSRPRPDRKGSAMANGNGNVSNGGLRRQRYSSVDRHGRWDSENDMDVAQGYNTKTTLRKSSNGNVRQTLLHKPTKEEHTMRRSMSQKDFLLSHDSSSSHSSLTDDEARDLRSTQSRNEKTIQTVYAQAKDHPVGDDDGTGLYEAMRKEVRHAVDEIRTELEKVMAKADPKGIVNNDIQSTQVISELRRDYSSKLEESEKRKQELLAELAAEEQRGQELTKIVKELLPSSQKATTPERQSRTRRRSNDRTRVSKHLIEEAERYFEDFLSNVEDTDISSFDGERSDASSTRRDVAIHTIVPEVHVDATKVTSSPAETDGVVLPWLQWETSNDISLSPCKTNSETAKGESSAYGDCNHLASSRGSWSPETNNSSAVSKDKVRSTFGEVGSRSISISSLGHIKGSSSFNMDEYLHLKSSEDFLFEVLKQRQRTDSGSLILCGRTLF; encoded by the exons ATGGCGACGTCCACTTTCCGATCGACAATGAGGAGGGCCGGGGACGCCGGCTCCTCCacccgcggcggcggaggcggcggcggcggcggaggcgcccTGCAGCACCGCCGTTCGCGGAGCCTCAGCCGCGGCCCCGCGCGGTTTCCTCCGGCGACGCCTCCGTCGGAGTCTGGCGAGTTCGCGACGCCGCGGGGGAGGTTCGTAAACAAGGTGAGGGGGGCGGGGTTCCCGGAGATCAGCCTCGACGATCTCGCCGACGAGTTTTTCCGGGCGAGGGCGGAGTCCGAGGGGGAGGATGATGAGGAGGCGGCGAAGGTGGGGGGCCGCTCGGGTCGGAGGCTTTCGGGGGCGAGGTATGCGATGGAGACGGAGTCGTCGCAGCGAAGGGGGAGGTCGGTGTCGAGGCCACGGCCCGATCGGAAGGGTTCGGCGATGGCGAATGGGAACGGGAATGTGTCGAACGGCGGGTTGCGGCGGCAGAGGTACTCTTCGGTCGATCGCCATGGGCGTTGGGATTCGGAG AATGACATGGATGTAGCTCAAGGCTACAACACAAAAACCACATTGAGAAAATCCAGCAATGGGAATGTCCGGCAAACTTTGTTACATAAGCCAACTAAAGAAGAACACACAATGAGGAGGTCTATGAGTCAAAAGGATTTCTTGCTGTCACATGATAGCTCCTCA agCCATTCGTCGCTAACTGATGATGAAGCTCGAGATCTTCGTTCGACTCAAAGCAGAAATGAGAAGACAATACAGACAGTTTATGCTCAAGCAAAG GACCATCCTGTAGGTGATGACGATGGGACTGGACTCTATGAAGCAATGCGCAAGGAAGTAAGGCATGCAGTTGATGAGATTAGGACGGAGCTTGAAAAG GTCATGGCAAAAGCTGACCCAAAAGGCATAGTTAATAATGACATACAATCCACCCAAGTTATCTCAGAGTTGAGAAGAGACTACTCCAGCAAATTAGAAGAG tcggAGAAGCGCAAGCAGGAACTGTTAGCTGAATTAGCTGCAGAAGAGCAACGTGGTCAGGAGCTCACTAAAATAGTAAAAGAATTGCTTCCATCATCCCAGAAAGCTACTACTCCAGAAAGACAATCACGAACTAGAAGA CGAAGTAATGATAGAACAAGAGTATCCAAACATCTGATTGAAGAGGCGGAGCGGTACTTTGAGGATTTCCTCTCAAATGTTGAAGATActgatatatcatcttttgatGGTGAAAGAAGTGATGCGAGTTCAACAAGAAGAGATGTCGCTATACATACTATTGTACCTGAAGTACACGTGGATGCAACAAAAGTTACTTCTTCGCCAGCTGAGACAGATGGTGTTGTTCTTCCTTGGTTGCAATGGGAAACCAGTAATGATATTTCCCTCTCACCATGCAAAACTAACTCAGAAACTGCGAAG GGGGAAAGCTCAGCATATGGCGACTGCAATCACCTAGCAAGCAGTCGAGGGAGTTGGAGTCCTGAAACAAACAACAGTTCTGCGGTCTCTAAAGACAAAGTGCGAAGCACGTTTGGAGAAGTCGGAAGCCGCAGCATAAGCATTTCTTCTCTGGGTCATATTAAAGGATCTTCTTCATTCAATATGGATGAGTACTTGCATTTGAAGAGCAGTGAAGATTTCCTTTTTGAGGTACTGAAGCAGAGGCAAAGAACAGATTCAGGTAGCCTGATCTTATGTGGAAGAACACTGTTTTAA
- the LOC109725091 gene encoding ultraviolet-B receptor UVR8, giving the protein MPPFPRGATSSSSSLHHLHRLHLHLHLHLHRLLRSFATSAVGSVWSFGDNSNGAVGGLPPLVDAYEPLRVPSLPSFAIASLAVGHYHSLAIAADGHLWSWGRNAESQLGRPSLRETWSIPQRVVGLDNVKVRAAAASGVVSAAIGDDGSLWVWGRSKRGQLGLGREITEATKPCRVEALAGHDVVKVSFGWGHAFALTKDGKIFGWGYSEDGRLGQMGQIFDATSKQPPDLDKHRDKSKSMLEIAEELVAERIEREDNMPIIWEPSLIRELSDINVSDVSCGLDHSLVLCCDGTLLSCGDNTYGQLGRTTEGSKLLPVETNFNFKPLSVSAGLGHSLLLCKTESEHENESNAVLSWGWNRSSQLGRQGQEGIPLLVEGLSGEDPIAVSAGRVHSIALTSKGEVWVWGSGRNGRLGLGSSTDEVEPALLECLEGFQVLQAAAGFDHNLLLVAE; this is encoded by the exons atGCCACCGTTCCCGAGAGGAgcaacctcctcctcctcctccctccacCATCTCCATcgtctccatctccatctccatctccatctccatcgtCTCCTCCGCAGCTTCGCAACCTCGGCGGTGGGCTCCGTGTGGAGCTTCGGCGACAACAGCAATGGCGCCGTGGGGGGGCTCCCCCCGCTCGTCGACGCCTACGAGCCCCTCAGAGTCCCCTCCCTCCCCTCCTTTGCGATCGCCTCCCTCGCCGTCGGCCACTACCACTCCCTCGCCATCGCCGCCGACGGCCACCTCTGGTCCTGGGGCCGCAACGCCGAGTCCCAGCTCGGCCGCCCCTCCCTCAG AGAAACATGGAGCATTCCTCAAAGGGTCGTAGGATTGGATAACGTGAAAGTTCGGGCTGCTGCTGCATCAGGTGTTGTTTCTGCCGCTATTGGTGATGATGGTTCTTTGTGGGTATGGGGAAGATCCAAGCGCGGCCAACTTGGTCTTGGCAGAGAAATAACAGAAGCTACAAAACCTTGTAGAGTAGAGGCACTTGCAGGGCATGATGTAGTTAAG GTCTCATTCGGATGGGGACATGCATTTGCGTTGACTAAGGACGGAAAAATATTTGGCTGGGGTTATTCAGAAGATGGGAGGTTAGGACAAATGGGGCAAATATTTGATGCAACTTCTAAGCAACCACCTGATTTGGACAAACACAGGGACAAATCCAAGTCTATGCTAGAAATTGCTGAGGAACTTGTCGCGgaaagaatagagagagaggataacATGCCTATCATCTGGGAACCATCTCTCATTCGGGAACTGAGTGATATTAACGTGTCCGATGTATCTTGTGGGCTCGACCATTCTCTTGTTCTATGCT GTGATGGAACTCTTTTGAGCTGCGGAGACAATACATACGGCCAGTTGGGCCGTACAACTGAAGGATCAAAGTTGCTCCCCGTCGAAACAAACTTCAACTTTAAACCCCTCTCAGTATCAGCAGGCCTTGGCCACTCTTTACTTTTATGCAAGACGGAATCTGAGCATGAAAACGAATCCAATGCAGTTCTTTCCTGGGGATGGAATCGAAGTTCTCAGCTCGGTCGACAGGGCCAAGAAGGCATTCCACTATTAGTCGAGGGCCTGAGTGGAGAAGATCCAATTGCTGTGTCGGCGGGCCGGGTTCATTCGATTGCTCTAACTTCAAAGGGTGAAGTGTGGGTGTGGGGGTCGGGCCGGAACGGCCGGCTAGGGCTGGGGAGCTCGACGGACGAGGTGGAGCCTGCGCTTTTAGAGTGTTTAGAAGGGTTTCAGGTTTTGCAAGCGGCGGCAGGGTTCGACCATAATCTGCTACTTGTTGCTGAATAG
- the LOC109724842 gene encoding chlorophyll a-b binding protein 8, chloroplastic, with the protein MATQALLSSMEAGRQLLGGRPLHHAPTRSIGSSRKASFVVKAAATPPVKQGADRQLWFASKQSLSYLDGSLPGDYGFDPLGLSDPEGTGGFIEPRWLAYGEIFNGRTAMVGTVGAIAPEILGKLGLIPPETALPWFKTGVIPPAGTYPYWADPYTLFVFEMALVGFAEHRRFQDWANPGSMGKQYFLGLEKGLGGSGDPAYPGGPFFNPLGLGKDEKSMREMKVKEVKNGRLAMMAIVGYFVQAWVTGVGPFQNLLDHLADPVNNNILTNLKFH; encoded by the exons ATGGCAACTCAAGCTCTTCTCTCTTCAATGGAGGCTGGGAGGCAACTCCTTGGTGGAAGGCCCCTTCACCATGCACCCACTAGATCCATTGGGTCTTCAAGGAAAGCCTCTTTTGTTGTAAAAGCTGCTGCCACTCCCCCAGTCAAG CAAGGAGCAGACAGGCAGCTGTGGTTTGCATCTAAACAGTCCCTTTCTTACTTGGATGGCAG CCTTCCTGGTGACTATGGATTTGATCCACTGGGGCTCTCGGACCCGGAGGGCACCGGCGGGTTCATCGAGCCCAGATGGTTGGCCTACGGCGAGATCTTCAACGGCCGGACCGCGATGGTTGGTACCGTAGGCGCAATTGCACCAGAGATCCTAGGCAAGCTGGGCCTGATCCCCCCCGAGACCGCCCTCCCGTGGTTCAAAACCGGTGTGATCCCCCCCGCGGGAACTTACCCCTACTGGGCTGACCCCTACACGCTCTTCGTCTTCGAAATGGCCCTGGTGGGATTCGCGGAGCACCGGCGGTTCCAGGACTGGGCCAATCCGGGGTCGATGGGCAAGCAGTACTTCCTAGGCCTGGAGAAAGGGCTGGGGGGGTCGGGCGATCCGGCGTACCCCGGCGGGCCCTTTTTCAACCCGCTGGGGCTTGGCAAGGATGAGAAGTCGATGAGGGAGATGAAGGTCAAGGAAGTGAAGAATGGGAGGTTGGCAATGATGGCAATCGTCGGCTACTTCGTGCAAGCGTGGGTGACTGGGGTGGGTCCCTTTCAGAACCTGCTGGACCACCTCGCCGACCCAGTCAACAACAATATATTGACCAACCTCAAGTTCCACTAG